The genomic stretch CCCTTCATCGACCCCGCGCTGCTGCGCGCGATGGGCGAGCCCGTCTCCACCGAAGCCGCCGACGCCGGCCTGCGTGTCGGCTATGGCCTTGGCCTGAGCACGCGCGACCGGCACGGCGCGGTCGGCCGATGCCACGGCGGCAGCACGGTCGGCTATCGCGCGATGCTGTGCCTGTTTCCACGCGAACAGCGCGCGTTCTTCGTCGCGGTGAACGCCGATGTCGAAGGCGTCGATTACGGGCGGCTCGATCGCACGCTGATCGACACGCTCGATTTGCCGCCGAGCCATACGCAGCCCCAGACAAAGGCCTCAGCGCTGCGCGAATGGGAAGGCGTCTACATCCCCGCGCCGAACCGGTTCGCGAGCCTGGAATGGCTCGACACCACGCTGAACTTCGTGCACGTGCGGCGCGACGGCGACACGCTGCGTTTCAAACCGTTCCAGTCGAAAGAGATCGTGCTGCAACCCGTCGGCGACCGCCTGTTGCGCGCGCCCGACCGCACCCTCGCGTCGCACGCCCTCATCACCATGCCCGATGGCCGCCGCGTCATCAGCACCGGCCTGCAGAGTTACGAACGCGTGTCGCTCGCGCGGATGGCGCTGCTGTGGGGCAGCGTGATCGCCGGCCTGCTCGGTTGCGTGTGGCTGCTGATCTCGGGCGCGTTCGTGCTGATCCGGCGACGCGGCACGGCGAACAGGGCGGTGCTGATCCCCTGCTGCGGCCTGCTCGCCCTCGTGCTGCCCCTCCCGTTCTTCTACGGGCAATCCTTCCTGCAACTGGGCGACGTGACGATCGCCAGCGTCCTGCTCGCCATCGTCACCGCGCTGTGGCCGTTGTCGATGCTGGCGGGCCTGATGGCGGCACTGCGCCATCGCCCGTGGTCGGCGCGCATGACGCTCGACGCCGCCGCGATGCTCGCCGTGCTCCAGTGGACCTGCGTACTGGCATGGTGGGGCCTGGTGCCGTTGCGGATGTGGGCATGAGGGCAACTGCACCGCCGACATCGATGTGCGAACCCCATCGTTCGTCATTCCCGCCGAAGCAGCAGCTCCACGCCTTGCGCGCCCCGTAGCTGGCCTTTGTAGCCCGGGTAAGCGAAGCGCACCCGGGAAGGCGCACGGTTCCCCGGGTGCGCTTCGCTTACCCGGGCTACAAGAGCGGGTCGCGCAGCAGAGAGCGACAACCGCACAAGCTCACGCGCCTGCTGGAACAGCTTCGCAACGCGGAAACTGCGCTGGGCAGCGACGTGATGGTCACCGCGCGGGAGGGCTACGCGGTGCTGAAGGCTGTCGGCAAGGGCGATGGTTTGGAGGCGCTGAAGAAGTTGCTGGCGAAGCGGTTCGCGTCCGGGCCGCGGGAGCCGGCGGCGAAGGTGCCGGCGGTCTGATTTTTCGCTTGGTGGATGCGAGAAGGCCCCGCATGCGGGGCCCTTCGTTTTGGTGTGGCGCGGGTCGCATGGATGGGCTCTGCCCACCCAGATCCATTTGCCCCGCCGTGAGCGGCATGAAGCGCCGCCCCATCACCTCAAGACCGGTGGCGGCGCCTCGGTGGCGATATGGGTGGGCCGCTCGGTCAGGGTTTTGCCAGTTCGACAGTAGCCGTCCGCATCCAGCCTTCCGACGACCGCGGGGGCCGAGTTGAACAGCAATGTGCACGCCAGATCGCTCAGGGGTTCTCCTGTCTCAGCGTCGACCATCTGGACTCCTCTTCGAACGGACGCTCGCGGGCTTCGTTGGCGCCCGCATCGAGGGCGTCGTCCGATGAGCCCATGGTGAGCGTGCTGCAACCGGCCAATGCGGCAATGGCGGCTACCAGTACTGCGATGCGCTTCATCGTAGCCTCCGGCGCGCCGCATGGCTGCACGGAACTGCCTCGTGGATATCCG from Lysobacter auxotrophicus encodes the following:
- a CDS encoding serine hydrolase domain-containing protein gives rise to the protein MTRELQSHGLQGAVWSTLVDDTVDTGAAGIRDARSNAPMRPDDRVHVGSVAKTLLATGVLRLITQGKLTLDAPVAPLLPDIGFDNPWATTDPIRVRHLLDHTAGLDDVRFSQAFTLVPREDTPLRNAFEGRDPLRVRSRPGARHSYSNTGYTLLGMVVERVAGQRYETYLDAHLLTPLRMHDSTFAFTTQDGERAHPRLAMGHFENGATHAAVPSYIRPAGQFTTTAADMARFARFLMSDGRIDGAPFIDPALLRAMGEPVSTEAADAGLRVGYGLGLSTRDRHGAVGRCHGGSTVGYRAMLCLFPREQRAFFVAVNADVEGVDYGRLDRTLIDTLDLPPSHTQPQTKASALREWEGVYIPAPNRFASLEWLDTTLNFVHVRRDGDTLRFKPFQSKEIVLQPVGDRLLRAPDRTLASHALITMPDGRRVISTGLQSYERVSLARMALLWGSVIAGLLGCVWLLISGAFVLIRRRGTANRAVLIPCCGLLALVLPLPFFYGQSFLQLGDVTIASVLLAIVTALWPLSMLAGLMAALRHRPWSARMTLDAAAMLAVLQWTCVLAWWGLVPLRMWA